One part of the Ovis canadensis isolate MfBH-ARS-UI-01 breed Bighorn chromosome 8, ARS-UI_OviCan_v2, whole genome shotgun sequence genome encodes these proteins:
- the MPC1 gene encoding mitochondrial pyruvate carrier 1 isoform X2, protein MAGALVRKAADYVRSKDFRDYLMSTHFWGPVANWGLPIAAINDMKKSPEIISGRMTFALCCYSLTFMRFAYKVQPRNWLLFACHATNEVAQLIQGGRLIRHEMSKKASA, encoded by the exons ATGGCAGGAGCGCTGGTGCGGAAGGCGGCGGACTATGTCCGGAGCAAGGACTTCCGGGACTACCTCATGAG CACT CACTTTTGGGGCCCAGTAGCCAACTGGGGTCTTCCCATTGCCGCCATCAATGACATGAAGAAGTCCCCAGAGATCATCAGTGGGCGGATGACATTTG CCCTCTGCTGTTACTCCCTCACGTTCATGAGATTCGCCTACAAGGTGCAGCCTCGGAACTGGCTCCTGTTTGCCTGCCACGCCACCAACGAAGTCGCACAGCTCATCCAGGGAGGACGGCTGATCCGGCACGA GATGTCTAAAAAGGCATCAGCGTAA
- the MPC1 gene encoding mitochondrial pyruvate carrier 1 isoform X1 has translation MKKSPEIISGRMTFALCCYSLTFMRFAYKVQPRNWLLFACHATNEVAQLIQGGRLIRHEMSKKASA, from the exons ATGAAGAAGTCCCCAGAGATCATCAGTGGGCGGATGACATTTG CCCTCTGCTGTTACTCCCTCACGTTCATGAGATTCGCCTACAAGGTGCAGCCTCGGAACTGGCTCCTGTTTGCCTGCCACGCCACCAACGAAGTCGCACAGCTCATCCAGGGAGGACGGCTGATCCGGCACGA GATGTCTAAAAAGGCATCAGCGTAA